A segment of the Lolium perenne isolate Kyuss_39 chromosome 3, Kyuss_2.0, whole genome shotgun sequence genome:
ACTCCTGGCACGTGTTTACTCCTCGCAGACTGGCATATGGGGCGATCTCATCTCAGCAGCTGCTCCATCTCGGCTCTTTTCCGATCTCACGCCCGAGACTCTCGTATGTAATTCTCTGTATTGGTTGTCCACCGGAGTTGACGTAGTTAAATTCGATTTGGACGACTATAGTCTAACTGTGATCAAAGGGCCTCCTGTTACATATGACCATGGCCGTCAGATCATCAAGGCTGAGGATGGCGATGTTGGCTTCAACATATTCTTGTACCCAGAGTGCCATATGTGGCGGAGGGACATCAATTGTGATCATGGGGTTCACACATGGGTGCTCTGGAAGACCATTCAAATGCATACTATTCTCGGCCTCCCTCAGGTCGACGAAAAAAGGACAAACTTCCTACTAGGATATTGCGAGGATACCAATGTAATTTTCATGTACGTGAGACCTAATGTATACATGCTTCAACTTAATTCGATGCAATCCAAGAGACTTAATGCAAATCTGGAGTCTGTCGGTCACTATCGTCCTTTCACAAGTTTCTACACACCAGGTGATTTCTCATTCTTAATTTTTATTATACGAGTAAGCTAATCAGAATATGTTTCATACGTGCTAATTTGCTCAAACATCTTTATTGTGTTTCTTAAGTCACTAACAAATTAATCTGAACCAACAATTGTCCATTTGCTGGATAGCCAAACTTAATGTATATCCCTACGTTTGTTTTTCATCTTTAGCTGTCTTTGTTCTGTGGGAGATCCAAATCAAGTGTCAGATTAGTAAAACTGTAAAATCAGATGATACTTAGTTACCTAATTGGCATGTATGGAATATCAAAGCTAGTTATAATCTTTTATCCAATATTTTTGTCTGTTCTAACCTTGCTTTTCTTTAATTCTCAACTTTTGTTGAATCCTTAGCATCTGAAATGATATTTATTTTGCTCTAACACAAATGATACTTTTCGTCACTTGTCAATCACCCACCTAGTAAATTGCATTTCTTGGCCCGATTTATTTAAAACTACATGCCTGAGCTCACTTTTGTTGCTAGAATTTATTATTTTGGCGTGTTTAATTGGGTATGCTTGCAATGACGAGGGATGTGTTTACAAGAGATAAAATCTAGATCATATCTTGGTTCGTCACAGTAGCTAAGCATACTGCTTTTGGAAATACTATGCATTTGTAATAGATGAAGTTCCGTTTTATCTATTGCTAGGTCAGAAGTGAGCTATAAAAACAATCAATTAAATGTGAGTTACAGAAGTGAGTTACTTTGCTCAAGTTGTATTTGTCAGCTCATCTGTGTAACTGGCTCACTGATGCCTTCTATTATCCATTTGTCTTTTGCTGGAACTGTTACTAATTACCTGACTTCTTTATGCTTCTAGACACAACCATTGCTGGTGGATCTAATGGAGCTGAAATTTCGCACAATACATAGCAGGACTTTCTGGTTTGAAGTGCCAATGTGCTGGGTTTAACAGGTAAGAAGATCTTCTAAATATAGCTTTTGAGATTTGGACTGTTTGATAGTTTATCCATGGGAAATAGTTGGCTGCCAACTCACAAACTAGTGTCCATTTCGCTATAGGTATTCACACATGTAAGTAATACAGGCAACAATTAAAATGATGGTGATGCCAAGATGAATGACTCGCTTTTTTATTCATAAAATGATATCCAGAAGTTGAATATGGTGGTGGAACTATATGTGTCTGTGCCTATCTAGGCATACCCAGAGTTCTCCCTCTGATTACTGTTTTGTAATTTATGAGCTGAAAACAGTAGATTGGCCCCCTTCTTGGTTTTGACTTGGGAGAAAACCAACTTTCTTTAGCTTCCTAGAAAAGATCCGGCAGGGAGAAGCCctaaaaaaattattttgttattggTTCATTACAAACATTAGTTGCAGTACTCAATTCCCCACCCTAACAAAATATAGTGTCAAAAGGCTTCAAAGATATATTTTGTTGTCTGGTATTCCTAGAAGATACATCCAGGAATTTGTATCTATGTATCGGTTACGGAGCTGCTCTTCTGATTATGACTTTGTTTCTCTAGGTGAAAGAATGGCTGCTGCAGTTCTCACTAATCAGAATATGTTTCATACGTGCTAATTTGCTCAAACATCTTTATTGTGTTTCTTAAGTCACTAAGAAATTAATCTGCACCAACAATCGTCCATTTTTAATTTATATCCCTACTTTTTTTTTCATCATTAGCTGTCTTTGTTCTGTGGGAGATCCAAATCAAGTGTTAGATTAGTAAAAATGTAAAATCAAATGTTACTTAGTAACCTAATTGGCATGTTTGGAATCTCAAAGCTAGTTATAATCTTTTATCCAATATTTTGGTTAGTTCTAACCTTGCTTTTCTTTAACTCTAAAATACCAACTTGGTTTTGTAATTTATAAGCTGGAAACAGTAGATTGGCCCCCTTCTTGGTTTTGACTTGGGAGGAAACCAAGTTTTCTTTAGCTTCCCAGAAAAGATCCTGCAGGGAGAAGCcctattttttatttattttgttattaGTTCATTACAAACATTAGTTGCAGTAATCAACTCCCCACCCTAACAAAATATAGTGTCAAAAGGCTTCAAAGATATATTTTGTTGGCTGGTATTCCTAGAAGATATATCCAGGAATTTGTATCTATGTATCTGTTACTAGCTGCTCTTTGTATTTTGGAGCTGATTATGAGTTTGTTTCTCTAGGTGAAGGAATGGCTGCTGCAGTTCTTCTCACTAAGTTTGTTGCATCGCGCCACTGTGGTCGGCAATGTTTATATGTTACCTGGAAAACATATCGTGCCTTAGTCTAGCCAAGCTTCTAATGTAGTAATATGCTTTTGAATACCTAATTGTGGGAATTTTAGCTTCCCCAACTATCATGTCAAGTCGGATCTCATTGTATTTTGTTTTGGCAGCACTTCTCTTTAGCCATAAGAGTTTCAGTCCCAGAAAAGATCCCGCTCAACCCTCTGATGCTTCCATCCTATCTGTACAATCTTTCTGAACAAAAGAGGAAGAATAGGATAATTGGCTAGTGAAAGCAACCTGTAGATCAAGTGCTACAAACTGCAACAAAAATGCATCACGCAAATTTTCATCTAGTTCTAGTGTGCGCTACCAGAGGAGCACAAGAATTACCGGTGAGCATTAGCTTCCACCCACATCTTGATTATGTGTTTTCTCCACGGTAATTATTCACAGGTAATTTTTTAAGGGCGTGTAATTCTACGCGGTAATTTCTCAGCAGCAGCCCTGCAGTACCTCGTTGACCAGTAATTCTTCGTTTGTATTTATTTTTCCAGCAATTCTTCTGATGAAAATATTTAACTCCAATAAATGAGGTGCCATCGCGTCAACCTTCCTTAGTCGAAAGTTATGCCACTATGCCACTACACCATCAGGAGGCAGTAAATACTAGGCACTAACAGGACCAGTAGGCACTAGACATCAACTTGGAGTAGACCGGAAATAAATCCCTCCACCACAAAATATGTTGCATATATTTTTTAATTAAGGTTAAATTTTATAGAGTTTGAACATATATTATATGCAACACATTATGGAGAAAATAATAAGAATGGGTGTGCCTCTATCATAGGGGTTCGCAACTGCAAAATGATTCTATAACTTTTTCTTGATTTTTTATGTCCGACGTTTATGCGCATATGGCCAGCTATTAGATGAAATTTCACTTCATCCCAAAAGCCCGAACTGAATGGAGAAGCTTATAAGATGGTATACTCTTTTCTAGTAGCCGAAGTgggactaagagcatctccaccggcgctccCAATAGCTTTATTGGAATCCTAGCGAGAGAAAACATCCGCATCGGCGCTCCTCAAAAAGCGCCGGCATATTCTGGAGCCCCATAAAAGCATCGGCGCGTCCGAAAGAATCCCTATGCGAAGGGCTTCGATCGGGGGCCTAGCACCAAATTTCTACTCAAAAGATGGCTCAGTACACATGCAGTGATAGCACCTCCAAAGATTCTCCATTCTCCTACTTTTTCTGCACCCGCCTACTTTCCTTTAATTGCATGCATGTGCTATTGGAGCTGTGATATAAGGGTCACCGATGTCGAACACACTTTCCCATAGATATATTGCTGCCGACGCGCCCCATGCTGTTGTCGACACTGCTACCTGTCATATGCTGTTGTCGACACTGCTACCTGTCATATTATGGGGctcaccggtggagatgctctaaacttGAGGctcaccggtggagatgctctaaacttGAGCAGCCTCACTAGTCAACATCGAAGTCCCTCAGAAAGGCATGGTGATGCTGGCTTTGATACCAGATGTTAGCGTCCACTCAAATTTAGCCCAACACTCAACCTATGTTCGGACGTTTATGCACATATGATCCAACTACAAGAGGAAAGCCTGCTCCATCCAAAATCCCAGTGAAAGAAAGAGGGAAACTCTCCCTTATAAGTTGACCATAGCCTCTTTCCCTAGACGAGGTGGAACTAAACATGAGCAGTCTCACTAGTCAACAATGCCCTAACATTGTATAAAATTAAGGTACACATTTCACTCTGCTCTTGAAAAAAAAGTAGGTTGCATATATCGATTTTGCGTCGTCTAAAAAAAGTTGCATCTACTCTTTTCTGTCAATCGACCATAATTCCGTGCTTCGTCGACTTCATATATAGATTGATAGAAAGAGTCGTATGTTgcatctgtaggataacgttgcatagaaaacaaaaaatttcctaccgcgaacactcaatccaagccaagatgcaatctagaagacggtagcaacgaggggattatcgagtctcacccttgaagagattccaaagcctacaagatgaggctcttgttgctgcggtagacgttcacttgccgcttgcaaaagcgcgtagaagatcttgatcacggcgccacgaacgggcagcacctccgtactcggtcacacgttcggttgttgatgaagacgacgtccacctccccgttccagcgggcagcggaagtagtagctcctcttgaatccgacagcacgacggcgtggtgtcggtggtggtggagaaatccggcggagcttcgctaagcgtgcgggatgtggtggaggagagagagccgctagggtttgggagaggggggcgccggccactaggggtgcggccaccttggtggttcatggggtggccggccccctccccttggcccctcattatataggtggaagtcccaagtgttggactacaagtctccgaataagacccgaacccaaaaccttccatgtgatagggaaacctacccaaggtgggaatcccacttggggtgggattccccccttccatgtggggggttggccggcccccatagggggagtccacttgggactcctccccctctagggttggccggccatggaggtggagtccctttgggactccgccttccatagtggtttcttccggacttttctagaaccttctagaaccttccatagaaccttccggatcattttaaatctcataaaatgacttcctatatatgaatcttattctccggaccattccggaactcctcgtgatgtccgggatctcatccgggactccgaacaaatattcgaactccattccatattcaagttctaccatttcaacatccaactttaagtgtgtcaccctacggttcgcgaacttttcggacatggttgagtactcactccgaccaataaccaatagcgggatctggagatccataatggctcccacatattcaacgatgactttagtgatcgaatgaaccattcacatacgataccaattccctttgtcacgcgatattttacttgtccgaggtttgatcatcggtatcactctataccttgttcaacctcgtctcctgacaagtactctttactcgtaccgtggtatgtggtctcttatgaacttattcatatgcttgcaagacattagacgacattccaccgagagggcccagagtatatctatccgtcatcgggatggacaaatcccactgttgatctatatgcctcaactcatactttccggatacttaatcccacctttataaccacccatttacgcagtggcgtttgatgtaatcaaagtacctttctggtataagtgatttacatgatctcatggtcataaggactaggtaactatgtatcgaaagcttatagcaaataacttaatgacgtgatcttatgctacgcttaattgggtgtgtcgattacatcattcatataatgacataaccttgttattaataacatccaatgttcatgatcacgaaaccatgatcatctattaatcaacaagctagttatacaagaggcttactagggactctttgttgttcacataacacacatgtatcaatgtttcggttaatacaattatagcatggtatgtaaacattatcataaacacaaagatatattataataaccattttattattgcctcttgggcatatctccaacagtctcccacttgcactagagtcaataatctagttttcatttgtaaagatataacaccttggccttccggtgctttatcatgttttgctcacgagagaggttttagtcaacgaacctgacatgctcagaaccgtatgtattttgcaattcatttgcgtcttcacgcatcactcattttccaaatgagtcggcatttaaatatgtttggtcttctggtggaacattaattccttggtctgaaataagtcactaatattgtcacacacaatatagcttcaaagttctgacactatcggaactacaccaagttctcaaagaacttcttgactttaacatcctcagtcattgtcaaaacaatgacataatttgccttcgtttgtagaatccgtcacaacatttagaactcatctaaatctaacatagacaacttctatctcattgtgctaccttttaaacaacacttagtctaattttagattgaaattttattttcatatgtgataaaacaaatatcggtgcaacaccttacagtgatttgtttgtcatttctccatacaaaactatatatatatccttggttcttcttaagtactcaagaatattctttactgtttttcaatgatcatcatatgaatcattctggtatatgctcctaactcttttagagcacaggacatctgatttttgtacatattcttcgtgatctaaaatcactcatgtgtttttactcatcgagtgttagatacacttaagtcttgttaaaacttcacatgacaagaacattttcttaatatttctatattgaactatttcaatatccattctatgtactttgacttaaacatattatgtgtttcaatctatcttcatagatcttgacacaaaatttgtttcagtccatatcctttcattgaagttaatttctcaatgaaaccttttaatcaagtatataattgcatcatttataaccaactatatgtcatctacataagtattataaatatgtctcaacgctcccacttaatttcttgcaaatgcaagcctcttcatcgtctctgatgaaatcaaaaactctttgactatttcatctggtgaagattccaactccgcgatactcacttcatccaattgaagtttgtatacctatctagtattccatggaccagcaaaactcttggttgtatcttgtatacacctttaatacatacttctgataagtaatgtattttgcca
Coding sequences within it:
- the LOC127341318 gene encoding uncharacterized protein, producing MSESESESEGAELSRRLAGVSLAAPASPLEDDDLLREILLRLPPQPSSLPRASAVCKGWRGLVTDPKFARSFSAHHRKPPLLGFFEIRAAGLVFTPVMDSPDRIPPERFDLGRCSGIKVNDAYSCRHGRVIFIDWQRFELLVCAPITGELSRVAIPPEVERGSLNVAVLCAAGDQGHVHGGCHSSPFKIVSLCLGRKDSQLLARVYSSQTGIWGDLISAAAPSRLFSDLTPETLVCNSLYWLSTGVDVVKFDLDDYSLTVIKGPPVTYDHGRQIIKAEDGDVGFNIFLYPECHMWRRDINCDHGVHTWVLWKTIQMHTILGLPQVDEKRTNFLLGYCEDTNVIFMYVRPNVYMLQLNSMQSKRLNANLESVGHYRPFTSFYTPDTTIAGGSNGAEISHNT